AACCATATCTTACTCCACTACCACCTGTTAGATTAGAACTATTATTTACGGGTGCGTTATAACTAAAGGTACTTCCCGTAGTATAGTTTACTGGGTCAGTAAATAAAGAGCAACCTACTCTAAAGTTAATACTTGAGACACCTGGTGGTATGGGTTGGATGGGGGCTTTATTTTGTCCGTAAATTGAAAATGAGGACAATAAAAATATACCTACTAGTTGTATGAATCTGATCATCTGGTGGTTTATGATAGAATTAACACAATAATAAGTCAATTTACTTTTAATTTCAAGAATGTCTAACCCTTATATAGAAAAGTTAATACCACCTTAAAAACAAACTCTGCCACTAAGGCTCAAGTATCATATAGAATTCATAGGCCATTACCTTAACCTCTACACTTGGTTTGGTTATAAGTTTGGTTTGAGGATTTGCAATAAGGGAGTGTAGGTTATTGGGGAAATCATCTCTCATAAGATAACATTTGAATCCTTCGTTCTAGAAAGACAAATTGAAGATTTTTACCCAAATCAATATGCTTACCCCTAGTTTCTTTGTTAGACCTTAATTACAGATCCAAGGAAAATAGTTTCACCAAAAAAACGCATTGGAATATACGTAGTCTTATTTAGATATTGTAAATATGCTCAATTGCTAGAAAAATAATTCTAGCCTAAACACCATCCTTATTTTGTATAGGTTTCTGACCGACAACACAATAGGAATATAGCCTGTATGTTTTACCATAAATTAGCATCTCAGGTTCGATTATCCGAGACGATAAAAAAAACTTCAAACCATTCAATTCTAATTGAGTCCGCCAATCTTGTTGATCATAAATATTAAATCCGTATTCAGTCAAAGGAATTAAGCTAAAAAACTCTTTAGCCCTAAAGCCTGCATAAAACTTACCACCGGGTTTTAATACCCTCAGCACCTCTTTCAAATGAATAGATGGCAAATCCCAGAAATAAATGACATTAACACAATAGATTTTATCGAATGTGTTATCTTTAAATGGCATTTTTCCGCTATCCCCGCAAACTAAGTCGAGCTTGCCGGATTTTACAGTTTCAGCATTTTTCCTTTTTGCTCCCTTTACCATCTGTGATGAACACTCCAACCCAGACACATGGAGCTTTTTAGCCACTTTAAAAACATCGTTAAAAAATTTACCGTTACCGAATCCTATTTCAAGAACTCTTTCGCCGTCTTCTAATTTAAGAGTCTGTATAGTGAAATCATGTATAAATCTATTGGTTTTGTTCATTACGTTGCCTACTCGTTTAGCAAGAATGCCGTGAGGTCTCCGCAATTGGCCAGCTGCAATTTCATTTCGCTTGGACTCAAAAAAATCAAATATCATGTATACGTTTATTACCAACTGGTTGATGCATTTCTTCAACAAGAAGTGCCTATAAAGGCATAAATATAAAATCTTAATCACTCAGGTAAAACACTTTGCTTATAAAAATAGCGGTTAAATGTTAACACGAGTTAAGGCAGTTTCAAGGAAGAGCAACAAGTAGTGATATATATTGAAGCTTTTCAGAACGGAATCAATACAGGGCCTAAGGCTAGCAGATAGTATTAATAACCTTTGTGCTAGAAAGTTAAAGCGGTCTACTACTTTTTCTATCAGAAAATCATGTGCAATGTTCCAAGAGCGGGATAGCGAGCTTAACGATAATGCTACTAGAATCTCTTCCCAGTCCGTTTTCCTGTCAAAGTCATGCACTTTTTACTGAACATCTCTTTTTTACCAATCCTAAACTTTCAAAACAGAAGAGATTCCTACCGTAATAACCCAAACCTATATACTTCATTTGAATATAAATTTGGCATGAGGATACCTAATAAGGGGGTGTAATTATAAAGGCTAGCGTATGGTTTGAGTTATACACTAGCTCAAAATCAAAAAACACCTACTAGACTTCAGTTCGCCAGTTTTCTTAAAAACAGTTTTTTCTATCAAATTGGCTAAATCACGCGTGGTG
This sequence is a window from Arcticibacterium luteifluviistationis. Protein-coding genes within it:
- a CDS encoding class I SAM-dependent methyltransferase; its protein translation is MIFDFFESKRNEIAAGQLRRPHGILAKRVGNVMNKTNRFIHDFTIQTLKLEDGERVLEIGFGNGKFFNDVFKVAKKLHVSGLECSSQMVKGAKRKNAETVKSGKLDLVCGDSGKMPFKDNTFDKIYCVNVIYFWDLPSIHLKEVLRVLKPGGKFYAGFRAKEFFSLIPLTEYGFNIYDQQDWRTQLELNGLKFFLSSRIIEPEMLIYGKTYRLYSYCVVGQKPIQNKDGV